One stretch of Lacrimispora sphenoides DNA includes these proteins:
- a CDS encoding PfkB family carbohydrate kinase, which yields MTIKEIAQLAGVSISTVSKIVNGKDDSINQKTRERVLEIVKEYNYTPYASVKLVSEAKTFVLGVLLNSFTRSSLFLNGAIAVAQKNGYGLLVYDSLGSLETELKNITTLCKSQVDGVIWEPVNYESKEHEQYFKKYKIEVCRINAPFDSSHYFIDFTQIGYEATKLLLSYGHTKVGCLIRRGSIRSKLALEGFKKCLLEHGIPFRDNMILPEENDEWQNQIFAHLLTGIISTHFTSAQLLVEDLEKKRLQMPYNLSLISLRDDLRGISQPSKISSIRIPNYEFGSFVCERLIEKCEKRQLNTENFQTAYPLENTHSLDVPYFSQTKQIVVVGSINIDVILNVTELPQPGQVASTNTSFTSPGGKGANQAVAVAKLGHQVSLIGKVGNDYDSALVYSIIEENHVNTLGILRDPQAETGKAYIHLQDNGESTITLLNGANETLSPEEILMHKDLFQNTSYCLLQTEIPENAVEAAAHLAHECGVKTILKPAVMKRLHPSIMKYTDIFVPNKTEAELLCPEETTIEGKAEAFIRHGAKSVIITLGHLGCYIKDPTFTGYLPAVHFSTIDTTGAADAFIGALAAYLTDGYPIEHAARIATYAAAFSVARQGVIPALIDRNSLEAYIKKVEPDIIQF from the coding sequence ATGACAATCAAAGAAATTGCCCAATTAGCGGGTGTATCGATATCAACCGTATCAAAAATCGTAAACGGCAAGGATGACAGCATTAATCAAAAAACCCGAGAGCGAGTTCTCGAAATTGTAAAAGAGTATAACTATACGCCTTATGCCAGTGTCAAACTTGTTTCCGAGGCCAAGACTTTTGTATTAGGGGTATTACTTAATTCTTTCACCAGATCGAGCCTGTTTTTGAATGGCGCTATTGCTGTCGCTCAAAAAAATGGCTATGGACTTCTGGTCTACGACAGTCTGGGGTCGCTGGAAACCGAACTAAAAAACATCACTACACTATGTAAAAGTCAGGTAGACGGCGTAATCTGGGAACCGGTGAATTACGAAAGCAAAGAACACGAGCAATATTTCAAAAAATATAAAATAGAAGTCTGCCGCATTAATGCCCCATTTGACTCGAGTCATTATTTTATCGATTTTACCCAAATCGGCTATGAGGCGACTAAACTCCTCCTTTCCTATGGTCATACAAAAGTAGGATGCCTGATCAGGCGTGGCAGTATCCGTTCAAAATTAGCCCTTGAAGGTTTCAAAAAATGTCTTCTTGAACATGGGATTCCTTTTCGAGATAACATGATTCTTCCCGAGGAAAACGATGAATGGCAAAATCAGATCTTTGCACATTTACTGACCGGTATTATCAGTACCCATTTTACTTCCGCTCAATTGCTGGTTGAGGATTTAGAAAAGAAAAGGCTGCAGATGCCATATAACCTTTCACTAATCAGCTTAAGAGATGATCTGCGAGGGATTAGCCAGCCTTCCAAAATATCCAGTATTCGTATTCCTAATTATGAATTTGGTTCTTTTGTTTGTGAACGTCTCATTGAAAAATGCGAAAAGAGGCAGCTCAATACAGAAAATTTTCAAACCGCTTATCCGTTAGAGAACACACATAGCCTGGATGTTCCATATTTTTCCCAGACCAAGCAGATTGTTGTAGTTGGAAGTATTAACATAGATGTAATCCTGAATGTAACCGAACTGCCACAGCCAGGCCAGGTCGCCAGTACGAATACCAGCTTTACCAGCCCCGGCGGAAAAGGTGCCAATCAGGCCGTCGCGGTCGCCAAATTGGGACATCAAGTGTCCCTGATTGGAAAAGTAGGTAACGATTACGACTCGGCTCTCGTTTATTCGATTATAGAAGAAAACCACGTAAACACTCTGGGAATTCTACGCGACCCCCAAGCCGAGACCGGCAAAGCATATATCCACCTTCAGGACAACGGGGAAAGCACGATTACACTTTTGAACGGCGCCAATGAAACCCTAAGCCCGGAAGAAATCCTGATGCATAAGGATCTCTTCCAAAATACCAGCTATTGCTTATTACAAACGGAAATCCCTGAAAATGCCGTTGAAGCAGCCGCCCATCTAGCTCACGAATGCGGTGTAAAAACAATCCTGAAACCAGCTGTAATGAAGCGGTTGCACCCGTCAATAATGAAGTACACAGATATCTTTGTTCCAAATAAGACAGAAGCAGAGCTGCTATGCCCGGAAGAAACCACAATTGAGGGAAAAGCTGAAGCATTTATCAGGCATGGTGCAAAATCCGTTATTATTACCCTCGGACATTTAGGATGCTATATCAAAGATCCGACTTTTACCGGCTACCTGCCAGCGGTTCATTTTTCGACGATTGATACCACCGGAGCCGCTGATGCTTTCATAGGTGCATTGGCAGCTTACTTAACTGATGGGTATCCGATTGAGCATGCAGCCCGAATTGCTACCTATGCTGCCGCCTTCAGCGTTGCCAGACAAGGCGTCATACCTGCACTGATCGATCGCAATTCGTTGGAAGCTTACATCAAAAAAGTGGAACCCGACATTATTCAGTTCTGA
- a CDS encoding M20/M25/M40 family metallo-hydrolase, which translates to MIKKQMLTDSLEKQKQELKELGRTLFACPEVGFREEKTSAHLLSFFQKNGISCQGNQSLTGVRADIGERNGSGYHIALVADMDAVYAGNGDKKQAIHACGHSIQVADMAFTMKLIKESGLLDETGGSVTFIATPAEEFIDLDYREALVQAGKVRFFSGKQNLIADGFFDDIDCIISAHVNSEENTLFDIGSSLTGFTKKRIIFTGQAAHSGALAHQGRNAMHGAALFINALSFLKEQFPPEKGIHIAPIITACSGSVNTVPDQAVLETYIRANTLSSLLEACQSLDDCVNHCALALKLKSSIENQTGYMPLQQSEPLLKVVFENMLDVCPSEQILKNQVSGASGDIGDLSYLIPSVQFGFSGIEGQIHSANFTIRDEENVYTNVVQVVLGTIYDLLTKKELQTKYDDYDVRKNAYLTDWLGI; encoded by the coding sequence ATGATAAAAAAACAGATGCTGACCGATTCCTTAGAAAAACAAAAGCAAGAACTAAAAGAGCTGGGCCGGACACTTTTTGCCTGTCCCGAAGTCGGATTCCGGGAAGAAAAGACTTCCGCCCATCTCCTGTCATTTTTTCAAAAAAATGGCATCTCCTGTCAGGGCAATCAATCCCTGACCGGCGTCCGCGCAGATATTGGAGAGCGAAATGGCTCCGGTTATCATATCGCCCTGGTCGCCGATATGGATGCCGTTTATGCCGGTAACGGTGATAAAAAACAAGCGATTCACGCCTGTGGCCACAGCATCCAGGTTGCCGATATGGCTTTTACCATGAAGCTGATAAAAGAAAGCGGACTGCTGGATGAAACCGGGGGCAGCGTTACCTTTATCGCCACTCCGGCCGAAGAATTTATTGATCTTGATTATCGGGAAGCCCTTGTCCAGGCAGGAAAAGTTCGTTTTTTTTCGGGAAAGCAGAATCTAATTGCAGATGGTTTCTTTGATGACATTGACTGCATTATATCAGCTCATGTTAATAGTGAAGAGAATACCCTTTTTGATATCGGTAGCAGTCTTACTGGTTTTACTAAAAAGAGAATTATTTTCACCGGGCAGGCAGCACATTCCGGAGCATTGGCACACCAGGGTCGCAATGCCATGCATGGAGCCGCGTTATTTATTAATGCATTATCTTTTTTAAAGGAACAGTTTCCACCAGAAAAAGGAATTCATATTGCTCCGATTATCACAGCATGCAGCGGCAGTGTCAACACCGTCCCAGACCAGGCTGTTTTAGAGACCTATATCCGGGCCAATACGCTTAGTAGCCTTCTTGAAGCCTGTCAGTCGCTAGATGACTGCGTCAATCATTGTGCCCTCGCACTAAAGCTGAAAAGTTCAATCGAAAATCAGACCGGATATATGCCGCTTCAACAGTCTGAGCCGCTGCTTAAAGTTGTTTTCGAGAATATGCTCGACGTTTGCCCGTCCGAACAGATTCTTAAAAATCAAGTTTCCGGGGCCTCTGGTGACATTGGTGATTTGAGTTACCTCATCCCCTCCGTGCAATTCGGATTTTCCGGTATTGAGGGGCAGATCCACAGTGCCAATTTCACGATTCGCGATGAAGAAAATGTCTACACAAATGTGGTTCAAGTGGTTTTAGGAACTATTTATGATCTACTGACTAAGAAAGAACTGCAGACAAAATATGATGATTATGACGTTCGTAAAAATGCATACCTAACGGACTGGCTGGGGATTTAA
- a CDS encoding GyrI-like domain-containing protein has product MAEMKKIIYKEADERLMVGMFRETSFSNAGQVWQDFFQGDTIEKLNRLSDVKCCDDIDENDGIGFMYDFSDKQSFNIIIGDFVQTNSKIPEGLFAKHIPKGLIAHVQIEGDNIADILDSAYLLITEAIEKSGGVIDYENFYWCEVYTRQRYSEPIQRGEKVIIDYLMPVKEK; this is encoded by the coding sequence ATGGCAGAAATGAAAAAAATCATTTATAAGGAAGCGGACGAACGCCTAATGGTTGGTATGTTCCGGGAAACCTCTTTTTCAAATGCTGGTCAAGTATGGCAGGACTTTTTTCAAGGAGATACAATTGAGAAACTTAACAGGCTATCAGATGTCAAATGCTGTGATGATATTGACGAAAATGACGGGATAGGCTTCATGTATGATTTTAGTGATAAACAGAGCTTCAATATCATCATAGGTGACTTTGTACAAACCAATTCAAAAATACCAGAAGGGCTGTTTGCTAAACATATTCCTAAAGGTTTAATCGCGCATGTTCAAATCGAAGGCGATAATATTGCAGATATACTAGATTCAGCATATTTGTTGATTACGGAAGCTATTGAAAAATCCGGTGGAGTAATTGACTATGAAAATTTCTATTGGTGCGAAGTTTATACACGTCAACGTTATTCAGAGCCGATCCAACGGGGTGAAAAGGTTATCATAGACTACCTTATGCCCGTTAAAGAAAAGTAA
- a CDS encoding type II toxin-antitoxin system death-on-curing family toxin yields MSIHSILIKKSGGLDGVRDNNLLESALQAPFQTFGGDELYPTIQKKAACLCYGLVNNHSFIDGNKRIGILVMMTFLQLNGMSVDCTDDELIRLGLGLASGKVSQEELFKWIVTQTDK; encoded by the coding sequence ATTTCAATTCACAGCATTTTGATAAAAAAGTCAGGTGGACTTGATGGGGTTAGAGATAACAATTTGCTGGAATCGGCATTGCAAGCACCTTTTCAAACATTTGGAGGAGATGAACTATATCCCACAATTCAGAAAAAGGCAGCATGTCTTTGCTATGGTCTGGTTAATAATCATAGTTTTATTGATGGAAACAAGCGTATCGGAATATTGGTCATGATGACGTTTCTGCAACTGAATGGGATGTCAGTAGATTGTACTGATGATGAATTGATTCGATTAGGACTGGGATTGGCTTCTGGAAAGGTGAGCCAGGAGGAGTTGTTTAAATGGATCGTTACCCAAACTGATAAATAG